A region from the Hippopotamus amphibius kiboko isolate mHipAmp2 chromosome 15, mHipAmp2.hap2, whole genome shotgun sequence genome encodes:
- the LOC130836288 gene encoding olfactory receptor-like protein OLF4: MEPRNLTGVSEFLLLGFSEKQELQPLIFVIFLSMYLITVFGNLLIILAVSSDSHLHTPMYFFLSNLSFVDICFTSTTIPKMLVNIQTENKVITYECCIIQMYFFTLFIGLDIFLLTVMAYDRFLAICHPLHYMVIMNPRLCGLLVLVSWMLSALHSLLESLMVLQLSFCTVLEIPHFFCELNQMMQLASSDTFLNKVVMYFIVVLLGGAPFAGIFYSYSKIVSSIRGISSSQGKYKSFSTCASHLSVVSLFYCTGIGVYLSSAATHSSHSSATASVMYTVVTPMLNPFIYSLRNKDLQRGLKLLFGKETIKGPTFLRA; the protein is encoded by the coding sequence ATGGAACCAAGGAACCTAACAGGagtttcagaatttcttcttttggGATTCTCAGAGAAACAAGAACTGCAACCGCTcatctttgtgatttttctttccatgtacctgatcactgtgtttggaaacctgctcatcatcttGGCAGTCAGCtcagactcccacctccacacccccatgtacttcttcctttccaacctgtcctttgtagacatctgtttcacctccaccaccatcccaaagatgctggtgAATATACAGACAGAGAACAAAGTTATAACTTATGAATGCTGCATCATCCAGATGTATTTTTTCACACTCTTTATAGGATTGGACATTTTCCTCCTgacagtgatggcctatgaccgctttctggccatctgccaccccttGCACTACATGGTCATCATGAACCCCCGGCTCTGTGGACTGCTCGTTCTGGTGTCCTGGATGTTGAGTGCCCTGCATTCTTTGTTAGAAAGCTTAATGGTGTTACAACTGTCTTTCTGTACAGTCTTAgaaatcccccactttttctgtgaactcaatCAGATGATGCAACTTGCCAGTTCTGACACCTTTCTCAATAAAGTGGTGATGTATTTTATAGTGGTGCTGCTGGGTGGTGCTCCCTTTGCTGGTATCTTTTACTCTTACTCTAAGATAGTTTCTTCCATAAGGGGAATCTCATCATCTCAAGGAAAGTATAAATCATTTTCTACCTGTGCATCTCACCTATCAGTggtctccttattttattgtacaggCATAGGAGTGTATCTTAGCTCTGCTGCTACTCACAGCTCACACTCAAGTGCAACAGCCTcggtgatgtacactgtggtcacacccatgctgaaccctttcatctacagtctgagaaataaagacttaCAGAGGGGTCTGAAATTGCTCTTtggaaaggaaactataaaaggGCCTACTTTCCTGAGGGCTTAA